The Pithys albifrons albifrons isolate INPA30051 chromosome 4, PitAlb_v1, whole genome shotgun sequence genome segment TATCTCACCCTATGCCCCAGTGCTCATATCACAGTCAGTAAGGGAACTGTTTTTCGCTTGATTATCCCATAGATAAGGATCATGGAACTGTGACATTGTGTTTCCTTTACCTCTACCTTACTTTGAGGAGCTGCCCTAGGATTTACCTAATTCTGCTGCCAAATCACTGAAGATGCTGACAACTCATTAAACTAAGAAACCAGAGATTTTTCAATCTACAGCATGTTGtatattattttgatttaagAAACAAATCTAAACGTCTACCCAGACACAGTGTATCTTCCTTAAACAGAGAAGGCATTTGACAACTACACTTGATTTACCTAATTTCAGCCTGCCACCTACTCATGCTGGACTAGCATAAACCTACACAGTCATGAGCAATTAGGCAGAATTGCCATGTTGCCTTAACTTTAATTGGTAAATATATAAGATTTGACAACTTATTTTTTCACTGTCTGATATCAGGATGCACACCTTGAGAAGTTACAAAGGCTGAAAATTAAAAGCTAACAGTGACCAAAGATTCCAGCATCCATATTTACATTAGCATGATTTTAGGCTTGAAAATTGACAACACTAGCCTAAACTTTAAATTCAAATAAGTTAACATTTAAACCATGAAAATAAGCAGTAGaacaattattattttaaacccagctttcctttctctgcacaGCCTTTAATATATGTATGGGAAGACAACAATACTAGCTTTTCAACTACAACAGATCACTAGATTTGCCTTAATGCTGAAAGAAGCAACTAAACAAAACATGAAGCCTTTTACACTTGGGAGCAGGGGGATCAAGAAATGGGGTGAAGAAGCCTGCCAATTCGAGTTTCTGTAAACATTTGTACTAGGTTGAAATACTcaggatttttaaaagagaTGCAGAATGACTGCTGAAATTTTATTCACACACACCAATCATGCAAACTAAGTGTGGAAAGTTTAGGTATTACAATAGCTACTATAGCTAACCAAATTAAAATTGTTAGACAGAGAAAGCTATACCTCTGCTTGGAAGTCTACTTCATTGTCAGCTGTAATATTTAAACCTGAGACAGCGTTGAAGAGTTCACGCTCATTTAATGCTTCTGCCACACCTCCTTTCTGAAAGAACTAGTCAATAGAAAAAGCACATGTTAAACACTTTACTACGCAGAAGAAAacattccttttccttccccaagTTACAATATTTagtcaaaattacatttttgcttttattggcCCACAGATAGAAATAACTGAAAGAAGTTTTAAGTTCTAGTGGCCTAATTTTACTCTTCCACACTTTCTTCCTTTACAGAGAAGAACACAGTCAGTACGGGCAATATGCAAGAATAATCTTGTATATATATGTTGGTGATAATTTTTTACTCAGTTGTACTGGTTGATTTTTAATTAGCTctgaagtgatttttattttggaaaacattcAGCATAACAGAAGATTGTCAGACAAAGAGGTCCTACCTGTGCAACATTCCTACAGTCTCTGAACAAAAACTCAAGTCCATGAGGATGGGTCGGCTCTACAGACTGACTGACATCAATGAGCCAGACCTGTAGTCACAGAGAAATAGCAATTCACTTTGTATTAAAATTTCACATTagagagagtgtccaaaggagggcaatgaacATGGTGAAGGGTCTTAAGGGGAGGCCTTAttaggagcagctgagggcaatTGATCTcttcagcctagagaagaggagaccgaggggagacttcattgcagttacaacttcctcctgaggggaagaggagagacaggcactgatctcttctctgtggtgaccagtgacaggaccccccagggaatggcctgaagttgtgtcaggggaggtttaggttggatagtAGGGTAAGGTGCTTCACCCAAGAGGGTGACTGGCCACTGGgaataggctccccagggaCGTGGTCACTGCACCATGCTCGCCAAGAGTTCAAgcagcatttggatgatactgtCAGGCATATGGTGCAACTCTTGGggactgtcctgtgcagggccaggagttggactcgatgatccttgtgggtccattccaactcagcatattctgtgattctgtgaaacatttCCTTCCCACAATAAGAATAAACTCACCTTCCCATCATGCCAAAGCATGTTGTATTCACTCAGATCTGCATGGACCAGGTTGCACTCCTTATACAGCTGCTGCATCATCTGCAAGGAACCAAATTAATAAAGTATGCTGTACTCCAAATAAATATGGCTTGCATgaatataaaacaaacaaaaaaaccacctttcTCCAACCACCCACTACTTTTACCCAAGTCTTTGATAAATTTCCACACAGGGAATCGCAGTTTTGGTACGCTGCCAGCAAACTAAGCTTTTATCACTGAGTTTAGCTTTGACAAGTCTGAAGATTGAGTTTGGTAAACTCATGTCAACACTGCCAACCAGTCCAAGTGCACGAGACAGATAAACACGTTCTCTAAATATTCATATCATTTTCACTCCTATCACATATGAAAGAAGTGTCACAGTTGTAGATGCTGAATCCTAACTACTTAAAACACAGTTGTGTTAATCACTGGTCTCACAGTTTGAGGCTTAGACCATTCATGTTACCAAGCTGTGTGGCTGGTTGTCTAATtggctttttttaatgtttataatGTAATAATGAGTGGACTGTTAGCAGGCACATGTTTGAACCAATTacagcagaaaacaggagaGTAAAGTATTCCCCTGTGCAATATTCTAATTAATTCTTTGATTTCTGGGTTTGCTAGGGAAGGGGGTGGGAAGGCAGTGATTCACTGGAAAGTGCTTAAGCATTGTAAATTAAGTGTTTGGTAAGCCCAGAAAGACTTCAGAGAATTTTTATAAACCACATACTGCTTCTATAAAAGGACTACTTATTTGTAATTCCTCTGCTGCTAAATATCTGTTGTCATCAAGTTCCAGCATATTTTCTACTCAGATTaagattaaatttaaatatctttttaggggatactttttttatttattctaagTCACACattaaacagcagcaaaataagACTTTGGACTTCGTATCTTGAAAGTGATGCAAGCATCATGGAAAGTAAATAAATGATGATTTGTCCTTTAAAGCTATTTTcctaaaagaaaacacaacctAGAATTGGAGGAGAAATCAGCATTGTCTTACATTAAGAGTCTGATAGTAGGCCTTTTTCATATCTTCACTACTAAGCGTTACATCCTTTAGTTTAGGAGCTGGGATTTGATCCTTGCCAATGAAAGACATAACCAAAATGTGTTTCTTAAGGATAACCACTTCAGGACAAGGAATTCCTGCATTTTGCATTCTGTGGATCAGAAAATAgatactgattaaaaaaaaaccaaaacagaagcCCCCAAACCATATAGTTCTCGTTTTCAGTCTGAGAGAGGGTGTAAGAAACTTGattcaaagtaaaaaaagtcGTTGAAACAGAGAGAATTGAAAACTGagtaaatatatgtatttcGCATAGGAAAAGTCATAAGTGAGTCTAAGAATGCTCACTAAATACTAATCACTCTCACAGCCAGACTTCATAGGCTTGTAAATTCTGCTGCCAAATAACTGAAGATGCTGACAACTCATTGAACTCTAAGAAACCAGAGGCTTTTTCAATCTATGGCACATTGTGTATTATTTTGACCTAAGAAACAAGCCTAAACTTCTACCCAGACACATCTTCCTTAAAGAGAAAAGACATCTGACAACTgcttgatttttacttttttttttttaccttgttaAGTTATGCATTTCCTTCTCAGCCCACATACGAATAATCTTTCGTGGATTCAATTTACTGAAGCGGTCTTTAAATCTGTAGTCATCTTTGATGTATTTGTCACGGTTCTTGAATTCATTAAGAGTTGTTTTAAACACTTTGATGGCACATTCTGGAGGAATAACTTTATCTTCTGTTGCACTTCTCAAGCAAAAAGTCAAATATATAACAGAGTTAACTATTCGCATCTTTACAAGCAAATGcatgattttgatttttttatataatccAAGATAcagcaatttttaatataagaGAAGATCTGACTTTCTACCAAATCTAGAAGCCAAATTAAGATAAGTTTATAGGAATTCTATGATTAAACTTACATATGAATGTTTGCGTTTTGGCATTTTGATTATACGTTGCTTATCAAATATGTTACATCTCCCAGtttgttaatattttccttAAGTGTCACAGCTAATAATAGCCCTGTTAATGGATGTACTTGCTACAAGAATTTACAGGTGAAAATAGTCTTGCATTGCAACAATAATGGTAGTACCACAGTATTTTGTAAACCACCACAATGATATTGTCTGTCAAATTATACCAAGCCAAAGGACACTCCAGAACATCACTGGagcaacagtaaaaaaaaaaaaaaaaaaaggcacatctTTTTCTCTTCAACTACAATTTACAACCTACCTCTCTCTTGACATCTCTAAATAGATTATCTGTATTTGGGGTTTATTTATGGGCAGGCTgcgcaaacgaagatttgggaagggctctccccacgtggatgtgcccttccagcctgcgcagtggattttttaggtgaggcacagcgtgtgcagaactggccccaccctttggGTTTTATTAGCTCATTCTCAAACACCACTAGTTTAAAATGAGCTAAATGCACTCCAGTCACTACTAATGTATTACAATCCTTCCAGCGTGGCGCTTTTTACAACTGGAGTCTTGCATGACTCACCAAGTGAACAGCATCCCAACACTATCTCAGGGCTAACCCTACAGTAACAAACAGCACCTCTACTGAGCTGCATAGAGGGAGCTGACAATACACTGACCGGTACAGAATCTTTGGGTAGCCTAAGACCATCATGACAGCTCTATAGTCTGGTGCAGGTTGGTGGAAAGAGTTCCTGAAAAATCTCAAGACTTTTTTATAAAAGAACTACATACTTTTCTACAGAAAGGCATAGTGGATTTGTCCCCATTCATTAAATAGAGTCCAAAGACGaaagtggggatttttttactttacagttggtacaattttttttcagaatttattaTCTGTATATCCATGAATACAAAGTTTAAGGTTTGAGAATAAAAGAGGTGCAgatgtttaaatatttctgtggtttctgcttttcaaatcaTCCCTGGTACTTAAAGCTACTGTCAGTAACAACTTACTTTCCTCCATAGGCGTGAAAAACAACAGATTCTTTTCCTGTGCTGATGCAGCCTGTGATGGTCTCCAGCATCCCAGCATTGACCATCTTGTACAGAAGTAAACGTGTTTTGGGATCCACTGCTTTCTCCTACAGGCAAGAAATGAATATTCaagtcattaaaataattctttgttttACAGTGAATTTAGAATACTTATATACCACAAGATTTCAACTAGGTGTAAAGAATAATGTATTAATAAAATTCTCTCAACTGATAATGAGAAAAAGACCccacaacaacaaaccaaaacaaatagaTGTAGCAAAGTCAGTTTGCTCCAAGACTCTTATCTTAAGATTTAATATTCTCAAGTTCCATATCAGCTGTGTAACACATGCAGTGTTTTACCAATTCCACATACAGACTCAACTGCACACTTTCTACAGTATTTTCAAGAAGTCTCTACAAATCATGAATCAAAATATCCCAAATATTATATTCTTTGATATCAGTAAcaataaagcaaagcaaaacacccAAATGTGAAGGCCATAGGAGTAATCAAGGCCCTACTCTAAACTCACCCGTAACAACAGACTTCCTAAATTATTAAGTCAGTTCAGTTGGTCACTTCATCTTTCCAAAGCTTGCTATGAAGACAGGTATTTGGAGCCACAGGGTTCAAGTGCAGAGGATTAGTCCTCTGAATGGTTTCTATAAATAACTTCCAGGCAGTTTATTAATTGTAGCTGATTAAGTTTAGACAAgttttaaaagacaaagaagagaaaaaaaatggaagctgCTTGCTTTTACTTTGATATGGCTCTCACAGTAATGCAGCTCAGATAAAGACAGCCTTTTTCTAGGAGGTGCTGGCTGACACTCTCCCCTTCAGCAATATTACTATAATATTACTTAATTCTTTTACTAAAAATGGAATGTTTCAAGAAGTTATCAAAGCAATGCTCAGCTATTACACAAGATAAAAAGCACagagactttttaaaaacatacagCAGTGGAGTGCTCCTTCTTTTCATGGAGCCTTGCACTTCGACGTTCCTCAGAGTATGCATGTTGCTTTAAGGCATTGAAGACTTGATTTGACAGCTTTAAGTCCATCCCAATTCCATCCCCAACCTGGAATTCAGGTGCAAACTACAAGtggaaataacagaaatttAAACTTTGTTGCCAGCAGACACCAAAAGTTAGCACAAACAGAAATTTCTCATTCTGATTTGGAGAAACAGGGGAGACCAGGACCTATGTGAAACCCACTTTGTGTAATGTTGTCACTATGTTAAGAAACATATTGCTTTAAACACAGAACTCAAAGTTCTGCCCAAACTGATATGAGATTACCCAACATCCTGTAAAAATAGCACTTGTAGCACTTCCTTATTTGCAGAAGTTGCACCAGTTACcttaaagaaaatggaaagcatGTACTACAGATAAACAGACTGAAAAGCTCTAAGTCAAACAACAGATTAAAAACTAGTTACTTGGCTCATCaggcaaaattaattaaatacaaTAGGTTATGCAATAGCTATGCCTTTCAAAAATAGCTTTGGTGTTTCATTTGTCTGTGTGCCAAACTTGCTGATAGTTTTGTTTTGCCAGAACAGTTCTTGAATCATAGTCAAATAACAAACTGTTATTAAACAGAAAACTCGCAAAACTCAAACTGCCAATTTGAATAACTAAACCAAACACTGCATTGCTTCTCTTTGGTGGGAAGAAAAAATCAGCACCCTATCCAGCAGCACAGATGGACAAGCCTTAGCTCTTTGGTTGAATTGCAGCATTCCAGTTTTACATACAAAGTAAGTTTCTGTAAGTTTTTGCTTACATTTTCCATGCGAGCAGTGTTCTTTCTTCCACATACCACTTCATCATGTTTAGTAGTaatgtcttttccttttcctacgAAACCCCTTCTCGGTGTAGTAGTAGGTTTATCTGCCAGCAGTGAGAAAAACTAATTACACTTAACACCTAAACAAACATAACTTATGCTCATAAAGGTCTCAAAATGTCCACAAAtgtaatataattttatttatataacaGAATAGACTACTTTAATTGTATAATCTTAGTGCAGTCTTCTCTTATCCTAAGCATGACAGCTTCTTTTGCTATGTTATGACTTACTTCTATATACTGTCTAGGGTGTCAGACACATTTTTGGCAGATTAAGACAGGAATATTCAATATCACGTGTAGGTGATATTGACCGTAGTTAAATGTAGATGACAGATATGCCCTTCTCAGAATACTTTCTACATACAACAGTTATTTAGCCAGATTCAGCCACTGAAGCCAATATATTGGCAGATAGAAGCCTGAAATTACCTGCCCAACCCAACTTCTGTCCTGGTGACACCTCCCAATGACCTGGTTTTACATACAACTGGTATGTTTCCTTACATTCAAAGAAAACCTGATTTGACTATGTCATATTCTTAGGCCTATTAACCAAGGGAATTCTATTGTTTAAAACTGTCAAATACCTGCTCTGTAAGGATCATGACGGGTATCCTGCCAATCAACCTCATCCTCCGAGCTGTCACTGTCATAGGGATGCACCTTCCGATAATTTTCAAAGGATATGGAGACttgagaaatgaaacaaatataAGTATGTCAGTGATTATCAGGGATTTGCTACTTCCTCAGAGCTCTGTCAACTTAGACAGAGCGCCAAGCAAAATATCTCtccaaagcaaaaatatttcttctttctgatgAGGGTACCTTTGCTGTCTCCATTGATCTTCTTCTCTTCACGCCGAAGCTGTGCATCATATTCCCTGTCAAATTCCATCTGCAGCATCTGAGCTAGCATTAGATCACTAGAAGTGTCAATATTTTCTCCTGTAATAAATGGACCTTCAGCAACACTACGTgagatgaaaacagaaatttaaaaaaattaaacacagtaATCTAAGCAGAAACCACTGCTTTATACCATTTCATCACTCTATACAGAAGCCTTCATGTAGAGCTGCACAGAAAGTAATGGATCTCAGCTGTCCACCCCCTCTTCAAGCCAATACTACATATTAATAGATGACTTCATTTCTCTTTGTCACTATTTTATGATGGAAACATTACTTAAACTTTTACCTGTTTACCATTCTGTAAGAAGCATTAAGCTCTATTTCTAAGGTGTTcttcatgaaaaagaaagatggcATATAGGTGTTTGTGTGTATACATAACtatatgtttttataaataaaaccaaaactccAAATAGTGTTGCTTTACTCTGCTGTGCAGGAAAGACTGCAGTCAAAATTTTTGTAAGTTTAGAACTAGTAAGCTCTTGGCCTTTGATTAGAGCTTTCAAGTAGTAGTAGGATACAGCTGATCTACCTGACAGTTATTGAAGTAACATTGTACACTGTTAACAGGAGTCTCTAAAaggataggaaaaaaacctgcattTCTGACATTTCTCTAAACATAGCTTACAGAATGCATTACGGCACccagaaaaatgcaaagaaaacatcaagaaagaaggaagggcAACAGAGAACAGAATCTAAGGAATATTTTAGCTCAGGAAAAGCCATCTTCACTGAAAAAGATCTGAAGAAGCAGAGTTAGGAAGCAACAGGCAAAGCATTTGCTACACTGCTATGCACTAAGCACAGTGTAAGCAAACACATAAGAGAGAGAAGATGGCAGCACAACTATGGAGATCACTAATCCAGGACTCGAACTTACGCAACCActtcaggaaaagcagcattttcctcttccagctgCAGTTCTTTTGCCAGCTGTTCACTCATGACATCAGCAAGAGAACACGATATTGATGTGGAGTTAGGGGCTCCCCATGGACACTGTAAATAAGCATTGTACTGAAGTCAGCGTGATTTGTATAGTGACAACACAATAACCAGGATAATTAGCTATCGCTAGCTCCAAAATAAGCTCATATAATCTTCTAAGAGCTTGTCTTCTACAGATACTTAGGGAACTATGGTGAGCTACTCAAAGAGCAGTTTCATAAACTCAATACGAAGAGCTGGTGCTGAAAAGATGTTCACAGTCACTTGCTAATGTCACTTCAGTACCCTCTGAATACAAGGGGTAAAGCCTTCACAGAAAGTTTTCTCACAAGTATACACACAATCTATGTAAAACTTGTCTTGTGATAACACAACAGTAATAGCTCATGCACAGCGTCCTCCCCCGTTTTTAGAGCCCTGAAAGGACATCATAAAACATCCCCTCGAAACACAGAcgcacacacagcctggctcGGGCACGACGAGTGCAGACAAGCCCACCGCCTCGCTGCCCACCGCCGTGGTAACCACGCTGGCTCGGCCCCAACTTCGTACTCGCCAGCAGAGCTTGGAGAGAAGCAACTCATCTACCAggctgccacagcagctctcTCCACCAAGGAGATAATTGCCGGCAGCAACAGCCCACGCCATCCCCGTCATCGCTGCTCGGGTCGCTCTGCCGAGTGACCGTGACCCTCGTGGTGCTGACACCGCCTCGCAGCGCCTCggtcctcctcctcgtcctccaCCTTCCCGGAGCCCGGCCGGCGGCGGCCGCGCCTCTGCGGTCCCGGCACACGCTCACCttgctctgccaggcaggaccCGGCCCGGCGtcgggggcggcggcggcgactCCCGAGTCCATGGGGCACAcggggtggcaggagcagggtcTGTCCTCGGTGCAGCGACGCGCAGACTGTAAACCCTTCCGGGTGCTCCCCGGGCCTCCCGGGCCGTCACGGGCCGCCAGGAGGCCCATTGGCCGCCGGCCCGGGGAGTGCCCGCCCTTCCGCTGATGTCACCGGGGCCGCCAAGGGGCGGTGGTGGCGGGCGGGACCCTCGAACCTGCGGAGCCCCAGCCCggccctgcccagggatgaGGGGCAGCCCCCGCcgcggggctgggctggcagcacagcAACGGGGTGAAATTAAATATCGGAGGTTTGGTTTTATCTCAGGAAGTAACCGAGGGAATCCTGGagaaaagccaaaccaaacccTGAGCAAAACGGCAAAACAAATGGGTGACATGGAGTCCAGAGAGGGGCAACGGggttggtgaagggtctggaacacAAGTCTTAGAGAAGCGGCTGGCGctgctggggttgtttagtctggaggaGAGTCAGGGATACCTTTTTGCTCTGTACAAATACCTGAAAGGAgcttgtagccaggtggggatcagcctctcccagggaacaagtgacaggacaagaggacacagcctctagttgtgccagggcaggttcaggtgggacattaataagaatttttttcccaaaaagggtgattagacattggaatgggctgccaaGGGAGTTTGgggagtcactgtccctggaggtgtttaaggaagactggatgtggcatttagtgccatggtctagttgacatggtggtattgggtcataggttggacttgatgatctcacaggtcttttccaacctgattGATGCAGTGACATTAAATAGATGACATTTGTTTTTATCTCAGGAAGTAActtaggaaatggaaaaaaaccaaaacaactgaACCATAAACAAGCAAATTAATTTAATCCCAATCCCATAGCTCATggtaaatacaaaattaaatactttttatgTGACCTGACACCTCTTACACCTCAGTTTTATACATAATATTTATCTAGAAAGTAGTATTTTGGCTAAAATGCCCTATTTCCAGGACAGGGCCAGCAGAATGGCATTTTGCTATGGCACAGATGCTGTTTAGGTCTGCTTGGGCAAATTTCCCAACAGGAAGGAAGCAATGCCTAGAAGCCTCAGGCCTGGCTATTGAAGGTATCTACCAGCAGTCGTAGACAAATGTGCCATCATGGTCACCATTGATAACCTGAAAAACAACCTAGCAaagccagctggctccaagagCAGAAGTGGTAAGGGATTGTATAGCTCCTGCGGCGTCCTGCTCAGAGTAACTTGGGGTTACACATCTAGCAAGGCCCGTGCCGCCAGGCAGGCCCAGCAAAAGCCACTCTCATTAACTCTCAgacatgcaagaatcagctccatTGGCCAAAGTTCATCTAATTTGTCTTTAGCAACCTGCAGCGATGTCACACAGTGCAATCACCCAAGataatctgttccagtgttcgTTACCACAGAAAGTCCTCAACTGAAAGACATACCATTGGAAGGTGGTAGGCACCCATGTTGTAATGCACAAACTGCAGGCACGACACAGTTACCTGGCATGCAGGCATTACAGAGTCATCATatcatttaagttggaaaaaaGCTTTAAGATtgtcaagtccaaccattaacccagcactgccaagtgcTGGCAAGGGTAGCTTTGTCTGTTGGAGAGTATCAGTGTGGTTCTTGTCC includes the following:
- the RIOK3 gene encoding serine/threonine-protein kinase RIO3 isoform X2, which encodes MGLLAARDGPGGPGSTRKGLQSARRCTEDRPCSCHPVCPMDSGVAAAAPDAGPGPAWQSKCPWGAPNSTSISCSLADVMSEQLAKELQLEEENAAFPEVVAVAEGPFITGENIDTSSDLMLAQMLQMEFDREYDAQLRREEKKINGDSKVSISFENYRKVHPYDSDSSEDEVDWQDTRHDPYRADKPTTTPRRGFVGKGKDITTKHDEVVCGRKNTARMENFAPEFQVGDGIGMDLKLSNQVFNALKQHAYSEERRSARLHEKKEHSTAEKAVDPKTRLLLYKMVNAGMLETITGCISTGKESVVFHAYGGNATEDKVIPPECAIKVFKTTLNEFKNRDKYIKDDYRFKDRFSKLNPRKIIRMWAEKEMHNLTRMQNAGIPCPEVVILKKHILVMSFIGKDQIPAPKLKDVTLSSEDMKKAYYQTLNMMQQLYKECNLVHADLSEYNMLWHDGKVWLIDVSQSVEPTHPHGLEFLFRDCRNVAQFFQKGGVAEALNERELFNAVSGLNITADNEVDFQAEIEALEKMNEDHVQNHGKKLSTFSSDGDPPIFDE
- the RIOK3 gene encoding serine/threonine-protein kinase RIO3 isoform X1 — protein: MGLLAARDGPGGPGSTRKGLQSARRCTEDRPCSCHPVCPMDSGVAAAAPDAGPGPAWQSKCPWGAPNSTSISCSLADVMSEQLAKELQLEEENAAFPEVVAVAEGPFITGENIDTSSDLMLAQMLQMEFDREYDAQLRREEKKINGDSKVSISFENYRKVHPYDSDSSEDEVDWQDTRHDPYRADKPTTTPRRGFVGKGKDITTKHDEVVCGRKNTARMENFAPEFQVGDGIGMDLKLSNQVFNALKQHAYSEERRSARLHEKKEHSTAEKAVDPKTRLLLYKMVNAGMLETITGCISTGKESVVFHAYGGKSATEDKVIPPECAIKVFKTTLNEFKNRDKYIKDDYRFKDRFSKLNPRKIIRMWAEKEMHNLTRMQNAGIPCPEVVILKKHILVMSFIGKDQIPAPKLKDVTLSSEDMKKAYYQTLNMMQQLYKECNLVHADLSEYNMLWHDGKVWLIDVSQSVEPTHPHGLEFLFRDCRNVAQFFQKGGVAEALNERELFNAVSGLNITADNEVDFQAEIEALEKMNEDHVQNHGKKLSTFSSDGDPPIFDE
- the RIOK3 gene encoding serine/threonine-protein kinase RIO3 isoform X3 is translated as MTGMAWAVAAGNYLLGGESCCGSLVDELLLSKLCWRCPWGAPNSTSISCSLADVMSEQLAKELQLEEENAAFPEVVAVAEGPFITGENIDTSSDLMLAQMLQMEFDREYDAQLRREEKKINGDSKVSISFENYRKVHPYDSDSSEDEVDWQDTRHDPYRADKPTTTPRRGFVGKGKDITTKHDEVVCGRKNTARMENFAPEFQVGDGIGMDLKLSNQVFNALKQHAYSEERRSARLHEKKEHSTAEKAVDPKTRLLLYKMVNAGMLETITGCISTGKESVVFHAYGGKSATEDKVIPPECAIKVFKTTLNEFKNRDKYIKDDYRFKDRFSKLNPRKIIRMWAEKEMHNLTRMQNAGIPCPEVVILKKHILVMSFIGKDQIPAPKLKDVTLSSEDMKKAYYQTLNMMQQLYKECNLVHADLSEYNMLWHDGKVWLIDVSQSVEPTHPHGLEFLFRDCRNVAQFFQKGGVAEALNERELFNAVSGLNITADNEVDFQAEIEALEKMNEDHVQNHGKKLSTFSSDGDPPIFDE